One Glaciihabitans arcticus DNA window includes the following coding sequences:
- a CDS encoding TIR domain-containing protein, which yields MAPRAFISFEMEDQWARNFLSQQAKDKNNLIEFVDYSVKNPWDTSWKTECKIRISRTRGTIVLIGETTWQSDAVLWEIAESNRQGHFIFGIQVSSTATYRVPAGLPSTSVIRWDFDQIVQWLGTWT from the coding sequence ATGGCACCACGAGCATTTATTAGTTTCGAGATGGAAGATCAGTGGGCGCGAAACTTTCTTAGCCAGCAGGCGAAAGACAAGAACAATCTAATTGAGTTCGTGGACTATTCAGTCAAAAATCCGTGGGACACTTCGTGGAAGACTGAGTGCAAAATACGGATCTCGCGCACTCGCGGGACGATCGTGCTGATTGGCGAAACGACATGGCAGTCTGACGCCGTGTTGTGGGAAATTGCCGAATCGAATCGGCAGGGCCATTTCATTTTCGGCATTCAAGTGTCGTCCACTGCAACTTACAGAGTGCCAGCGGGTCTACCGTCCACGAGCGTGATCAGGTGGGACTTCGATCAGATCGTTCAATGGCTTGGGACCTGGACCTAG
- a CDS encoding DUF7701 domain-containing protein, producing the protein MNYIDEIADRIRSSVPNRDLPESNTRPLFRMYAVLLLAKGAEVSREDVHNAWAAWMLGHDESHVSITPYGELSDAVAADDQPYVDAIRSVAEGRSE; encoded by the coding sequence GTGAACTATATCGACGAGATTGCGGACCGGATCCGGAGCTCCGTTCCCAACCGCGATCTTCCTGAATCCAACACACGGCCACTTTTCCGCATGTACGCAGTCTTGCTGTTGGCTAAGGGTGCCGAGGTGTCAAGGGAAGACGTTCACAATGCTTGGGCGGCATGGATGCTGGGTCACGATGAGTCCCACGTGTCCATCACCCCTTATGGAGAGTTGTCAGACGCCGTGGCTGCTGATGATCAGCCGTATGTTGACGCGATTCGGAGCGTGGCAGAGGGTCGATCAGAGTGA